In Gopherus flavomarginatus isolate rGopFla2 chromosome 1, rGopFla2.mat.asm, whole genome shotgun sequence, a single genomic region encodes these proteins:
- the LOC127037021 gene encoding olfactory receptor 51G2-like, which yields MSAINDTKSNSAVLHLTGIPGLEDVHLWISIPFCLVYLISIVGNSVILFIIKTDPSLHEPMYIFLSMLAVTDLGLSVTTMPTVLGIFLFKSREISLNACFAQLFFIHSLSYIESSVLLLMAFDRFVAICNPLRYASILTLPKIAKMGLVCVLKAVALIFPLPFLLKRFQFCQANVLSHSYCVHQEIMNLACSDITVNRIYGLSIALLTVGLDSLLICLSYVIILRTVLSITSHMESFRALNTCVTHLSAVLLFYTPMLGLTVIHRFGNSSSHSLQNFLGYVCLLVPPLMNPIVYSVKSKYLRVRIIRMFLK from the coding sequence ATGTCAGCTATCAATGACACCAAATCCAACTCTGCAGTGTTACATCTCACCGGAATACCTGGGCTGGAAGACGTTCATCTCTGGATCTCTATCCCTTTCTGCTTAGTGTATCTAATTTCGatagtaggaaattcagtcattctgttcattataaaaacagatccaagcctccatgagcccatgtacatttttctttccatGTTGGCTGTCACAGACCTTGGCTTATCGGTAACCACCATGCCAACGGTACTGGGTATATTCTTGTTTAAATCTAGGGAGATCAGCCTCAATGCCTGTTTTGCTCAGCTGTTTTTCATCCACTCGCTTTCATACATTGAATCCTCCGTGCTCTTGTTGATGGCCTTTGACCGCTTTGTCGCGATCTGCAATCCTTTAAGATATGCGTCCATCTTAACCCTCCCAAAAATAGCCAagatgggactggtgtgtgtgctaAAGGCAGTGGCCCTAATATttccactcccctttctcctgaaACGGTTCCAATTCTGTCAAGCTAATGTCCTCTCCCATTCCTACTGTGTGCACCAAGAGATCATGAATTTAGCTTGCTCAGATATCACAGTCAACAGAATCTATGGCTTGTCTATTGCACTCTTAACAGTGGGGTTAGACTCGTTGCTCATCTGCCTCTCTTATGTGATAATCCTCAGAACAGTGCTAAGCATCACATCCCATATGGAGTCCTTCAGGGCCCTGAACACTTGTGTCACTCACCTCAGTGCTGTATTACTTTTCTACACACCAATGCTTGGCTTGACTGTGATACACAGATTCGGGAATAGCTCTTCTCACTCGCTTCAGAATTTCCTGGGATATGTATGCCTGCTGGTCCCGCCTCTGATGAATCCAATCGTGTACAGTGTGAAAAGCAAATACCTTCGTGTGAGGATAATCAGGATGTTCCTCAAGTGA